Proteins encoded within one genomic window of Pristis pectinata isolate sPriPec2 chromosome 39, sPriPec2.1.pri, whole genome shotgun sequence:
- the LOC127587264 gene encoding cerebellin-1-like isoform X1 translates to MKVRFIPGNWLGGHVRRERRAAGGAVRTERHVVGGAILFLSLVSSWTIYWNAASDSFPGSSEISFQEIKDAIKKTKEIDSLKSKVSHLEQEVSVLQKYIPSVIFQAQVSRGRHPSAPRKLVYDQVVVNVGGAYDANTGNFTAPVGGVYSFSYSLLGQKHSRDTLAQLLKNGEPQSYIHSMLNPDQAQTAAMPVLLPLAQGDVVWVELREGITWSDWGSLNFQGFLLQRT, encoded by the exons ATGAAGGTCAGGTTCATCCCCGGGAACTGGCTGGGGGGTCACGTGAGGAGGGaacgccgcgctgcgggaggggcggtgaggacgGAGCGCCACgtcgtgggaggggcg attctcttcctctccctcgtTTCCAGTTGGACTATCTACTGGAACGCTGCGTCGGACAGCTTTCCAGGATCATCTGAG ATAAGCTTTCAGGAAATTAAAGATGCCATCAAGAAGACAAAGGAGATAGACTCTCTGAAATCAAAGGTCTCACACTTGGAGCAAGAGGTGTCTGTCCTGCAAAAGT ACATtcccagcgtcattttccaggcGCAGGTCTCCCGCGGCCGACACCCGTCCGCGCCGAGGAAGCTCGTCTACGACCAGGTGGTGGTCAACGTCGGCGGGGCTTACGACGCCAACACCGGGAACTTCACCGCCCCCGTTGGCGGTGTCTACTCCTTCTCCTACTCCCTGCTGGGGCAGAAGCATTCCCGGGACACCCTGGCGCAGCTTCTGAAGAACGGGGAGCCGCAGAGCTACATCCACAGCATGCTGAATCCCGACCAGGCGCAGACCGCTGCCATGCCCGTTCTCCTGCCCCTCGCCCAGGGTGATGTGGTGTGGGTGGAGCTGAGGGAGGGCATCACTTGGAGTGATTGGGGCTCCCTGAACTTCCAGGGCTTTCTCCTGCAGAGGACCTGA
- the LOC127587264 gene encoding cerebellin-3-like isoform X2 encodes MKILFLSLVSSWTIYWNAASDSFPGSSEISFQEIKDAIKKTKEIDSLKSKVSHLEQEVSVLQKYIPSVIFQAQVSRGRHPSAPRKLVYDQVVVNVGGAYDANTGNFTAPVGGVYSFSYSLLGQKHSRDTLAQLLKNGEPQSYIHSMLNPDQAQTAAMPVLLPLAQGDVVWVELREGITWSDWGSLNFQGFLLQRT; translated from the exons ATGAAG attctcttcctctccctcgtTTCCAGTTGGACTATCTACTGGAACGCTGCGTCGGACAGCTTTCCAGGATCATCTGAG ATAAGCTTTCAGGAAATTAAAGATGCCATCAAGAAGACAAAGGAGATAGACTCTCTGAAATCAAAGGTCTCACACTTGGAGCAAGAGGTGTCTGTCCTGCAAAAGT ACATtcccagcgtcattttccaggcGCAGGTCTCCCGCGGCCGACACCCGTCCGCGCCGAGGAAGCTCGTCTACGACCAGGTGGTGGTCAACGTCGGCGGGGCTTACGACGCCAACACCGGGAACTTCACCGCCCCCGTTGGCGGTGTCTACTCCTTCTCCTACTCCCTGCTGGGGCAGAAGCATTCCCGGGACACCCTGGCGCAGCTTCTGAAGAACGGGGAGCCGCAGAGCTACATCCACAGCATGCTGAATCCCGACCAGGCGCAGACCGCTGCCATGCCCGTTCTCCTGCCCCTCGCCCAGGGTGATGTGGTGTGGGTGGAGCTGAGGGAGGGCATCACTTGGAGTGATTGGGGCTCCCTGAACTTCCAGGGCTTTCTCCTGCAGAGGACCTGA